In Xyrauchen texanus isolate HMW12.3.18 chromosome 23, RBS_HiC_50CHRs, whole genome shotgun sequence, a genomic segment contains:
- the LOC127617200 gene encoding matrin-3-like, which produces MSQKLTNDGAQKGFAVGRGLLAAAETLNFSMGEAHSDPYSSVSQSHSGMAGLIGGEGKDHDSQLPHRAGNHISNTMKLFSSLGLSPTDLDALAQIPEENISVETLPHLIMQLKNRKMEVGRRIPGDPSRLSSETSYRGGREDWGDMQGGRLDRSNGQSQSRSQGDFGYSSIRDTSGQGYDMLDYSSSGGRDGQYSELSHDSYIGMSTSSASDDMFMQRRMGTPSQGKVQDFLGVMPPMFPHVCALCDFDVHSVMEWTRHTTGIRHSENRRLLLQMYPDWDPHLPSTRMSTSLSLDTKSRQDGLLGAAPMGAGLQRSGMSSNWGADSSMGMKNKMSSYSAAPKIRSRVVVAKYDRKPLSPNSLFALAKPFGTIRVHLVLNNKAFLELQTHEEALAMANYYQRKPAILQGKEIQIYLSKELMVIKKSGRPDRDTKPVKEGESQVVFFSNLPQGSDKKMELLTVARRFGTVEKHLFLNAQAFVQFRNHEDAEMLVKYYTLHHLTISGRSIRLNICTKYKTLTVPPGKDGQGKEEHTRKSSSSSGTSRTGDKPSSRSQRSSSSKAKESSDEKKVESKPEDEDAVQGDRSNDEEADVMEARDGDEEDFDEGPSADDVNSSHDPEQASTQPEDIDTTVEDEDPEAQQTKDGTDDAETAEKQDDVNEKQVETMLEKPVGSEGEQEEITAELPKELEEQNDEQPEDDVAEEDKTEQEDQGETDFPENIDEFVTLDEIAEEEDAEKQYSKSKAKKSGSAKESGGLRVVNVVGFKRGYSYLDELLALAKPFGRVVRHLILDVRPEAFLELSSEQEARAMSSFYSGNVIASVCGKPVKVYHSHTYPTIQTGKVIYVGNVPPFKTSDASILKIAEPFGKVRRYFVNRLRNECFIEMEKGEDAEKMVEAYKENAPKFEGKRLLVYKSRKYKQLKHGHRPPSPETDDKKPSKRERSGDAEAQSSNSGKNNGKKEEEPSAKKIKVEIPATDKPEVENQEESERQSVSEEAAPEVEKEPEEEPSKDTAEVQNMETETEAKDEEAVATPPVVELEKSMETEEKATTPTQTPPLSETKLEMKPETEIKPETKPETSLATLGAHDPNVPVGVEFVKMGYYCRVCFLFYSNEDTAKKVHCCSQAHYDKLKKHLEKEKAKVQSNVTKK; this is translated from the exons ATGTCCCAGAAACTGACCAATGATGGTGCTCAAAAAGGCTTTGCTGTTGGCCGTGGCCTTCTGGCAGCTGCAGAGACTTTGAACTTTAGTATGGGTGAGGCACACTCGGATCCCTACAGCTCTGTTTCTCAGTCCCATAGTGGCATGGCTGGTTTAATTGGAGGGGAGGGAAAAGACCATGACTCTCAGCTGCCCCACCGAGCAGGCAACCACATTAGCAATACCATGAAACTCTTCTCCAGCCTAGGTCTGTCACCAACTGACCTGGATGCTCTCGCACAGATTCCAGAGGAGAACATCAGCGTGGAGACCTTGCCCCATCTTATCATGCAACTTAAGAACCGCAAGATGGAAGTTGGCCGCCGCATACCTGGCGATCCATCAAGACTTTCTTCAGAGACTTCCTACAGAGGTGGGCGAGAGGATTGGGGTGACATGCAAGGCGGAAGACTGGACCGTTCCAACGGCCAGAGTCAAAGCCGCTCACAAGGCGACTTCGGTTATAGTTCCATTCGCGATACATCTGGTCAAGGGTATGACATGTTAGATTACAGCAGCAGTGGCGGCAGAGATGGCCAATATTCTGAGCTTTCCCACGACTCCTACATTGGCATGTCCACATCATCGGCATCTGATGACATGTtcatgcagagaagaatgggtACCCCGTCCCAGGGAAAAGTGCAAGATTTCTTGGGAGTCATGCCTCCTATGTTTCCCCATGTGTGTGCCCTTTGTGATTTTGATGTTCACTCTGTCATG GAATGGACTCGGCACACAACTGGGATTCGTCATTCCGAAAACCGCAGACTCCTTCTGCAAAT GTACCCGGACTGGGATCCTCACTTGCCCTCTACTCGCAT GTCGACTTCCCTTTCATTGGACACAAAGAGTCGTCAAGATGGATTGCTGGGAGCAGCTCCAATGGGTGCTGGTCTACAAAGATCAGGGATGAGCTCCAACTGGG GGGCTGATTCCAGTATgggaatgaaaaataaaatgtcatcatATTCAGCGGCTCCTAAG ATAAGAAGTAGAGTGGTTGTGGCAAAATATGACAGGAAACCACTGTCACCAAATAGTCTATTTGCTTTGGCGAAACCCTTTGGTACCATCCGTGTGCATCTAGTGCTGAATAACAAG GCTTTCCTGGAGCTGCAGACACATGAGGAAGCTTTGGCTATGGCTAATTACTACCAGCGCAAACCTGCCATTTTACAAGGGAAAGAGATACAAATTTATTTGTCTAAGGAACTGATGGTAATAAAG AAATCTGGAAGACCAGACAGAGACACTAAACCTGTGAAGGAAGGAGAGAGCCAGGTGGTGTTTTTCTCCAATTTGCCACAAGGGAGTGACAAGAAAATGGAGCTCCTTACAGTAGCTCGTAGATTTGGCACTGTTGAGAAACATCTTTTCCTAAATGCTCAG GCTTTTGTTCAATTCCGCAATCATGAAGATGCAGAGATGTTGGTCAAGTACTACACTCTCCATCATTTGACTATCAGTGGAAGATCCATCCGACTGAACATCTGCACAAAGTACAAGACACTAAC GGTCCCACCAGGCAAAGATGGCCAAGGAAAGGAAGAACATACCCGCAAGAGCAGCAGTAGCAGCGGCACCAGTAGAACTGGTGACAAACCTTCATCAAGGAGCCAGAGATCCTCTAGCTCCAAAGCAAAGGAGAGCTCAGATGAGAAAAAAGTGGAATCAAAGCCTGAAGATGAAGATGCAGTCCAGGGAGATAGATCAAATGATGAAGAAGCTGATGTTATGGAAGCACGTGATGGAGACGAAGAGGATTTTGATGAAGGGCCCTCTGCAGATGATGTCAATTCATCTCATGATCCAGAGCAAGCCAGTACCCAGCCAGAAGATATTGACACCACCGTAGAGGATGAGGACCCTGAAGCACAGCAAACCAAAGATGGTACAGATGATGCAGAGACTGCGGAGAAACAAGACGACGTTAATGAAAAACAGGTTGAGACTATGCTGGAGAAACCTGTGGGATCTGAGGGTGAGCAGGAGGAGATTACCGCTGAGCTTCCTAAAGAGCTAGAGGAACAAAATGATGAACAACCTGAAGATGATGTTGCTGAAGAGGACAAAACAGAGCAG GAGGATCAAGGTGAAACTGACTTCCCTGAAAACATAGATGAGTTTGTTACTCTTGATGAGATAGCAGAAGAAGAGGATGCTGAGAAACAATACTCCAAGTCCAAAGCTAAAAAATCAG GAAGCGCCAAGGAAAGCGGA GGGTTGAGAGTTGTCAATGTTGTTGGGTTTAAACGTGGCTACAGTTATCTTGATGAACTCCTTGCTCTTGCGAAGCCATTTGGGAGAGTGGTCCGGCACCTGATCTTGGATGTGAGGCCTGAG GCCTTTCTTGAGCTCTCCAGCGAACAAGAGGCAAGAGCAATGTCTAGTTTCTACAGTGGAAATGTCATCGCATCTGTGTGTGGAAAACCAGTGAAAGTTTACCATTCACACACCTATCCAACCATCCAG ACTGGCAAAGTTATCTACGTTGGCAATGTTCCACCTTTTAAAACATCAGATGCATCCATTCTGAAAATCGCTGAACCATTTGGAAAAGTCAGAAGATATTTTGTTAATCGATTACGCAATGAG TGCTTCATTGAGATGGAAAAAGGGGAAGATGCTGAGAAAATGGTAGAGGCCTACAAGGAAAATGCACCTAAATTTGAAGGCAAACGATTACTTGTCTACAAAAGCAGGAAATATAAGCAACTTAAACATGG ACACAGACCTCCATCCCCAGAAACGGACGATAAAAAGCCATCCAAGAGGGAGCGCTCTGGAGATGCTGAGGCCCAGAGCAGCAACTCTGGCAAAAATAATGGCAAGAAAGAGGAAGAACCCTCTGCCAAGAAGATCAAAGTGGAAATTCCTGCCACAGATAAACCTGAGGTAGAGAACCAGGAAGAAAGTGAAAGGCAAAGTGTTTCAGAAGAAGCTGCTCCTGAGGTGGAGAAAGAGCCAGAGGAGGAACCAAGCAAAGACACAGCAGAGGTCCAAAACATGGAGACTGAAACT GAGGCTAAAGATGAAGAGGCTGTTGCCACTCCACCTGTTGTTGAATTGGAGAAGAGTATGGAGACTGAGGAAAAAGCCActacacccacacaaacaccacCACTGTCTGAAACTAAGCTTGAAATGAAGCCTGAAACTGAAATTAAGCCTGAAACCAAGCCTGAAACAAGCCTTGCTACTCTTGGGGCACATGACCCTAATGTCCCAGTAG gtGTGGAGTTCGTAAAGATGGGATACTACTGCAGAGTCTGTTTCCTGTTTTACTCCAATGAGGATACTGCTAAGAAAGTTCACTGCTGTAGCCAAGCACACTATGATAAACTTAAG AAACATCTGGAGAAGGAGAAGGCCAAAGTGCAGAGTAATGTGACAAAGAAGTGA